A genomic region of Gossypium hirsutum isolate 1008001.06 chromosome D01, Gossypium_hirsutum_v2.1, whole genome shotgun sequence contains the following coding sequences:
- the LOC121214011 gene encoding trihelix transcription factor DF1 codes for MLGGGGTTASVSSGGGCNGINEAAAPVAVFDTNDGNSNNSGEDDRSKVDERDRSFGGNRWPRQETLALLKIRSDMDVTFREASVKGPLWEEVSRKLAELGYHRSAKKCKEKFENVYKYHKRTKDGRSGKADGKTYRFCDQLEAFQNQPSIHWPPPPPMAAAATINQSISAVQMSNSTSSSTSSDLELQGRKKRKRKWKDFFERLMKEVIQKQQVMQKTFLEAIEKHERERIVRDEAWKVQEMSRLNREREILAQERSIAAAKDAAIMAFLQKLSEKQNLGQSQNSPLPPPAVAPAAVAPPPDNGNQIQTHTPSSSRWPKVEIEALIKIRTSLDSKYQDNSPKGPLWEEISNGMKKLGYNRNAKRCKEKWENINKYFKKVKESNKQRPVDSKTCPYFHQLDVLYREKNKHDCSSKSNPLMVRPEKQWPPPLEPHQQHHDTIMEDMMESDQNDDEEEDEGGSYELVASKPVSMGTAE; via the exons ATGCTGGGTGGTGGTGGCACAACTGCTAGTGTTAGCAGCGGCGGTGGTTGTAATGGAATCAATGAAGCTGCTGCTCCTGTTGCTGTGTTTGATACCAACGACGGCAATAGTAACAATTCCGGTGAAGATGATAGAAGCAAAGTTGATGAACGTGACCGTTCTTTTGGAGGTAACCGATGGCCGAGGCAAGAGACTTTGGCACTTTTGAAAATAAGGTCTGATATGGATGTTACCTTTCGTGAAGCTAGCGTTAAGGGTCCATTATGGGAAGAGGTTTCAAG GAAACTAGCAGAGCTTGGTTATCATCGAAGTGCCAAGAAATGCAAGGAGAAATTCGAGAACGTTTACAAGTACCATAAGAGAACTAAAGATGGACGAAGTGGTAAGGCCGATGGTAAGACTTATCGGTTTTGTGATCAGTTAGAAGCTTTTCAAAATCAGCCTTCCATTCACTGGCCACCACCACCGCCAATGGCAGCAGCAGCTACTATAAATCAGTCCATTTCGGCAGTTCAAATGTCGAATTCTACTTCTTCGTCGACTTCATCTGATTTAGAATTACAAGgtcgaaagaagaggaaaagaaaatggaaggaTTTTTTCGAGAGGTTAATGAAAGAGGTGATTCAGAAGCAACAAGTGATGCAGAAGACATTCTTGGAAGCAATTGAGAAACATGAGCGTGAAAGAATTGTCCGTGATGAAGCTTGGAAGGTACAAGAAATGTCAAGATTAAATAGAGAAAGAGAGATATTAGCCCAAGAAAGATCAATAGCAGCAGCCAAAGATGCAGCTATAATGGCCTTTTTGCAGAAATTATCCGAGAAACAAAACCTGGGGCAGTCACAAAATAGTCCATTACCGCCACCGGCAGTGGCTCCTGCGGCGGTTGCTCCACCACCGGATAATGGGAATCAAATTCAAACCCATACACCAAGCTCATCAAGATGGCCTAAAGTTGAAATCGAAGCATTGATTAAGATAAGAACTAGCCTTGATTCTAAATACCAAGACAATAGTCCTAAAGGACCATTATGGGAGGAGATATCAAACGGAATGAAAAAGCTTGGTTACAATCGGAACGCCAAAAGATGCAAAGAGAAATGGGAGAACATAAATAAGTATTTCAAGAAGGTGAAAGAAAGCAACAAGCAAAGGCCGGTTGATTCAAAAACATGTCCCTACTTTCACCAACTTGATGTTTTATATAGAGAAAAGAACAAACATGACTGTTCTTCCAAATCCAATCCCTTGATGGTACGCCCAGAGAAGCAATGGCCGCCTCCTTTAGAGCCCCATCAACAACACCATGATACTATAATGGAAGACATGATGGAAAGTGATCAAAACGatgatgaggaagaagatgaagggGGTAGCTATGAACTTGTAGCTAGCAAACCAGTTTCAATGGGCACAGCTGAGTGA